The following coding sequences are from one Polyodon spathula isolate WHYD16114869_AA chromosome 7, ASM1765450v1, whole genome shotgun sequence window:
- the LOC121318202 gene encoding heat shock 70 kDa protein 14-like isoform X2, protein MAEPISLQMIRVIESPRLLSHTEKENSYDDSQAQKHITESKCSVIDKDQKPRYEIDTGDDTKLVPPEEVAKLIFSKMKETAQSALGSDVNDAVITMPFEFGEKQKNALRQAAMAAGFNVLRLIHEPSAALLAYGIGQESPTGKSYVLVYKLGGTSLSVTVMEVNSGMYRVLATQTDDSIGGECFTEALAQHLASEFQRTYKQDVRGNPRAMMKLMNSAEAAKHTLSTLGSSNCFVDSLYDGMDFDCNVSRARFELVCSLLFNKSIQPVKNLLDQVGLSANDINKVVLCGGSARIPKLQQMIRDLFPDVELLNSIPTDEVIPIGAAIEAGILVGKDSSLLDEEFFAVECCAKDILVKDADNSGADIYTVLLPSGTPLPARRHHTLQSPGNVSSLCFELYQSIGKNCATEANKVAQLVLKDLEKIEETRDIITVLTMKRDGSLHVTCTDQGTGKSEAITIEVAS, encoded by the exons TATTGATAAGGATCAAAAGCCCAGATATGAGATTGATACTGGGGACGATACCAAACTTGTTCCCCCTGAAGAAGTAGCAAAGCTAATCTTCAGTAAGATGAAGG aaacTGCTCAGTCAGCACTGGGTTCAGATGTCAACGATGCAGTCATTACCATGCCTTTTGAGTTCGGGGAGAAGCAGAAGAATGCTCTGAG acaGGCTGCCATGGCAGCTGGTTTCAATGTGTTGAGACTAATTCATGAACCCTCTGCTGCACTGCTAGCTTATGGGATTGGCCAAGAATCACCAACTGGAAAAAG ttATGTCCTGGTTTACAAACTTGGAGGAACATCCCTTTCCGTTACTGTGATGGAAGTTAACAGTGGGATGTATCGAGTGCTTGCCACACAGACAGATGACAGCATTGGTGGTGAATGTTTTACAGAGGCTCTTGCCCAGCATTTAGCATCTGAATTTCAGAG GACCTATAAGCAAGATGTAAGGGGAAACCCCAGAGCTATGATGAAGTTAATGAACAGTGCAGAGGCTGCAAAGCATAccttgtccacactggggagttCAAACTGTTTTGTAGATTCGCTCTATGATGGTATGGACTTCGATTGTAATGTGTCCAG GGCTAGATTTGAACTTGTATGTTCTTTACTCTTCAATAAGAGTATACAGCCAGTTAAGAATCTTTTGGACCAAGTTGGTCTCTCGGCAAATGACATTAATAAG GTGGTGCTGTGTGGAGGCTCTGCTCGCATCCCCAAGCTTCAACAGATGATCCGGGATCTGTTTCCAGATGTGGAGCTCTTAAACTCCATCCCTACCGATGAAGTGATCCCAATTGGAGCTGCCATAGAGGCTGGCATATTGGTTGGAAAGGACAGCTCCTTGCTGGATGAGGAGTTTTTTGCAGTGGAGTGCTGTGCAAAGGATATCCTGGTGAAG GACGCCGATAACTCTGGGGCTGATATATACACAGTTTTGCTACCATCTGGCACTCCTTTGCCAGCAAGGCGACATCACACCCTACAGAGTCCAGGGAATGTTTCTTCGTTGTGTTTTGAGCTGTACCAGTCCATTGGAAAGAACTGTGCCACTGAAGCTAATAAAGTTGCACAG cttgtACTTAAAGATTTAGAAAAGATAGAAGAAACCCGTGACATTATAACAGTTCTTACCATGAAAAG GGATGGGTCCTTACATGTCACTTGTACTGACCAAGGAACTGGAAAATCAGAAGCCATCACAATTGAAGTTGCATCCTAA